aaaatattagtattacattaacataatatatgaatttaaaataaaaggacatcatcaaaacttgcacaaataattaattttgttatattagttatagtttaaaagtatttaatgtgatggtatcttaacgaacacttctttgtggacaatatttttttatgtatgtttcctcctaatgcgttggttgctctgccttaaccagaactcttATTGTTGATCTTGATATCCGTTTTGAAAGTtcaacatacagttgttcgtgcaagaaaatatactGTGGTAAATATAGTCGAgcatttaggatgtttgtccttatgctttatttattatatttgcaaaacataagcatactaaaaattattttcacacaaatttaaaaagaaagtTTCGAAAAatgaaagttgaattcagggataggaatatacttagaagcacattcaccagtatcataatttttgcatgtatgacgttattgtcaaaacttctatataccatctgtgtgctattacataaggtACTCGGCGTATCTAAGTTTTCCAGTAGCATGAcaagcatatttttcttcaaaattaacctatatacaatggaagatcaattttaacttagtctattatatatacggtgacactaacatatgtAAGAAATAAGAAACTTTACAACAAatatgtatggtagaaggccatttggtattaaagtatctaagtattcttcttggtagtaattattgatatcattttctgctgagtcaaaaattgaaaaatattttgtttttactataaattttgcaatcaaccttttatttagttgatcaacatattcatttctgctagctaagatatctttttaattctattatgcgatttgcacaaattgcgttttaatctaatgatagaaatatttctcttattaaatgcacgtTACCATTGGGATTAATAATTAAGTGTttaggaagaaccaaatcatcttttattggatgctcttcttcgtttccggcacaaagcaagaagacactgaatacaaGATctattcttactttatatttcttgtcagttgaatctttttcgtttgaggccagaagtataactttggcaagctagcttttacaatatctgcttttgtcgattttggaactattgGTAGTACTTGatagaaatcacctcccaaaccattaatttttttACCAAACGATTCATTAATAtctaatatatctctagaactccgaTCAGTTATTTtgatcgtttgacacttagccataagtgttTTATCCCATATTATCAACttttctttccttataaatttaacACCATTGCTCTACTCTGATATATTTGTGATTGTTAtataagttgtttgaagaggtatatcaaatctaaagtgggtggtctcacaataaaatcgttgttggtacaccacttgctattattgctaacaatgtcatgcctcttgatatgatatttgcaagtaatgcacgacatagaaatattatttcgattccgccggaggcatctGCAAAGAATAATCCTGTTataccagagtcgactctttataaaaTAGTCTTGAAAacttgttcttgtttaggatttagttttgattgtgcttccttagacacttgtatagcattttgattcttaataatatattaacctttttattttgtgttctaacgctctttttatggaataaatttatgtacccggAGATTTtgtttaacttgaataagaattttactcatatgatgaattcaaaataattgaattggattctcttgctaaataattaatttaacaatttaattatttgggtttaacataaaaaataatttattctatgttgattcagatcttaatattagtttcatctattgttttgaatatttaatcttaattataatattatccaccataaattttattttcaaggagtaaaagattgatatgacattttacttttagatctttatgtttatagaatcattagtggtattgactcttaccaaccattttttctttttctcacaAATTTATATTCTtaattgttgtttaataattgggtattttttttaatattacacaaaaaattaataaaaaaaatattatttgagtaggaaaatagttcaaatataatataaaaatatattatcgtgggggtattttttttaatcaattttaactctttatatattctatttaatattacttttattttttcttcgtattggacattatgtagtggtaatgtattgccaatacggaggattcttatgaaattaattttattaaaccttcctacatatttttaataagaatttaatagataaaattttattaattttaaaattttaaatattaaaaattagcatagaagatattatagtccaaaaaataggttattgcagttatgtcattttccaaaaaataggttattgcagttatgtcctttccctatgagttcttccgtttaatattttagggcaatttgatatattaatattgtatttatgcttttattaTAATATATGCTCTCATTTTTCTTAatagatttggacaatataatacattctcaaattaattCAGTAATAGGAAATTATAATACGTTTTAAAATTAAATTGGTAATAGGAATTTTATATGGATTAGACAAcctgaaaataattatactaataggattcctaaagctAGTCATGCAGGATTCCTAacatgtagtattatgtcctaaaactaataggattataaggctaatatctagaattccggttatgtccttttattatgagttattatgcttaaaattataaggttatttttgtaaaccgacattgtattcatgcttttataataaatatagataCAGATTAAGGAGTGGAAATATTATAGAGCACAAACCAATTAATAATTTCCcccctctctctatctctctctttttgttttctttttaaatcAATATTCGAGGAAATGAAATTGATCTGAACCATCatgtatttaaataattatttgtaaAAGGTCTATTGTAATTTTTATTTGATGATTATTTGTTATGtcctattttttttaattttatctttAGTACATATGATATTTTCAACTATACCACAAATGATTTGATCATATCGATAGTTTAAATAATGATTCCTAAATGTTTCTCGAAATAATTCACAGGACAAAGTTATTGATTCTAATAGTATcctttttgaattatttgaagtaTATGTTAGAGTTTATTATATTAGTTAACTTTATGTTTGGTATGACAACAAAGACTCTGTGGCCCAATGGATAAGGCGCTGGTCTAcgaaaccagagattctgggttcgatccccagcagagtcgatTGTAACTATTTTGTTTTTTTGGCCTTGCCATTTCATTGGTATAAAAGACTTGGAATCCCTATTAAGTCACttgatttttcttctctctttttgttTGGAGAAATTTTAACCAATTCAAACTTACTGAGAGAAGGAAGGCTATGATTTTTATGAATTGGCTAAAGCTAGTGCTTACATTTACTCGAACAAAATATTCTATCGGCCTGCATAAAGAGACTAAAAAGGATAGCACGGTGCACAAGACATCCCACGTTCACGCATGATCCGGGAAAAGGTCGCACctcaaggggtgtgatgtagacatcCTACCCTAATGCACGCATTAATGGatgcttccacggctcgaacccgtaaccTATAGGTCACAGAAGAGTCTAGAAAGGTTATTCTCTTAGAATAAAAGATTGAGCTTGATCATAAACTAAATTTCACATTGAGGTTATTTATGGCTCGTCCCTTGTATAAATTTTGACACGTTCATATTTAATACAAGCGTTCATAAAAAGGATAGCACGGTGCACAAGGCATCCCACGTTCACTCATGATCCGGGAAAGGGTTGCACCTCAAGGGGTGTCACGTAGATatcctaccctaatgcaagcattaattTCTGTTTCCatggctcgaactcgtgatctaTAAGTCACAAAAGATACTAGAAAGGTTATACTCTTAGAATGAAAAGTTGAGCTTGAGCATAGACTAAATTGCATATTGAGGTTCTTTATGGCTCTTCTCTTTATATAAATTTCGAAACATTCATTTTTAATACAAGCGCAAGGAGAAAAAATATATGAACAAAAAAGGTGCACACAAAGAAGGAAGCATTTCAATTCATTGGCGCTTCGCTTGTGTTAGTTGAGAAGCAGGAAGAGTGTACAAAGATTTCAACTGCTGAGTAATAAGCTTGCTGTTACTAATTGCCATTTGTAGTTCCAAATTATCAGACCACCATTGCTCCAATCCATGTGCCTCAAGAAACTTCTGTTTCCCTTTATTAGATGACAAGAAAAGCTTTGCACCAGCAAAATGTCCATTTGTTGGTTTCGCGTTCTCCTTATCAGCGCGCCTGTCTTGTAAACCGTTATCTTGATCAGTATACGAGCAGCATATATAATCACTATTGTTAATGTACAAATGAGGCACCCATTGTTTTAgacctatctgaaatgatggcaTATTTTCGTTGCAACTGGTTTCAGTATCAGTATTTGTCGGGAGCATTGATGATTTAAATCTTTTCCACGCGAAACCAGCTTTTTCGCCAATGTTTCTCAAGCTCATAGCAAGTGAAACTGAGGGTGGATTGAACAAATGTGCCTCTATATGTATACCTTCTTTCGCTAACGCTTTTCCTACTTGAAGAGCAAATCCAGCACCAAGTGAATGGCCTACAACACACACATTATTGCTTCCATACTTGTTGGCGATTGATTTTAACGCCTTCAGTGCTGCATTGAATCTAACAGAACCTTTCAAACTTTCCCAAGTTAAGAAACGGAGATCATCTTCGATATCTCTTCTCATTGTTTGGCTTTTTAAAAGTGTTCCTCTTAAGGCTAGAACAGCCCTAGGTGCACCACTTGGTCTGATTAGTACAAAATCAGCCAATGCTGCTGATCTATCCCATTCTAAGATTGCACCGAAAATGGATCCATCTCTTTCGTCGTTTAGAGTCTCGATTAACTTGTACTTGAAGGGTATCAACCATTTTGGAGCAAGTGCATTTTCTGCTGTCCTGTTTTCTTGTCTGTCGATCTCAAGAAGGTAAACTGCTTGGACAAAACAGGCCATTACAGTTCTTTTGTAGTTAGAGTCCTTCCTGCCCAATTGAATTGAGTCAAAGAATAGGAAGTTGATATTTTTTTTGTAAGATCAGAAGCACAACAACAACGTCAATCCAGTGAAAtcacacaagtggggtctggggagggtagtgtgtacgcaaaccttacgcCTACCCTGTGAAGGTAgaaagactgtttccgatagaccctcagctcaagaaagatgaaaaaaacaCACAGCAGAAACAAGCAATATCAACAAAGAGGGCCAAAAAGATAATAACAGCAACTGGAAACAGTAACAACAAGTTGTAACAACAACAAAATACTAAGAAACCGAGGTGAAAGATAAGATAGTAGTTGCAAATTGAGAATTAAAAAGAGAGATAAAAAGATGACGCTAATAATATATGGACAACACCAGTGATCTTCCTCATTCTTGAGGCTAAACAATGGAAGTTTTGGCCCAACCACAAGATATCAAGTGAATGAGATACTAACATCGCTATCAAGATAGTAGTTAAATACTGAAATCAAGAAAAAGGCATACATCAACAGTCACCTGGTATGACCTTAACCAAATTCCATCCTATCAAGTATAAGTGAAGCAATAACAAATACACAGACTAGTCTAAACAAGAATCTAGAACTTACATGGAAATAACTAAGCAATAACAAATTGACTTTTTATTCATATTTGTATATTCAGTTTCACAAAAATCATTACCATGAAAGATTTGTGTACCCTGAAGAAGTCAGCTCTACCTTCTCAGGCTAGAAACAATAGTTTAAAAATATTAACTACGCTCATTGGCCCGACCTCACACATCACTTCTGAAATGACAATCTATAAGAACTTGTTTGTGTTTGACCCAAAAACGTAAATCTCGGTTCaaataattaattctaattaaatatAGGTTAATTTTAGTTAAGAATAATTTCTTGATATCAAAGAGGTAGTTGAAAAGCATTTATGAAGACTATAATGATTCCTTGCAATGGATGTCTTATAACTACCAAGAACAATAACAATATGCAAGATATTCAATAAGTGTCAATCTGGTGGCAGCCAcgtaattaaggggaataatttaaGCAACAAAAAGTGGAGCAAAAGAAACTTCCACCTGATAATGATTGGATGACAGATCCTCAAATAGTCGAGGATTCCTCGGATCTGGCAAGAATCTTAATGAAAGTCTTGTATTGAGTGAagaataaatctttttcaaagtGTTGTTCTAACAAGAAAATGAATTTCACTTGCCTTTCCTCTCTCTCTTccttctatttatatgggatcctTTCCCGAAAAACCCTAGTAGTACAAATGTaaggaatattcactagaatattccaTTTCTGATTCCATTTTGAAAACTAGCCGTTAAAGCTCTATACTTAGTATTCGACCACGACCCTCCTCGACTTTTCGACCATTATCCTCATCGGTATTTTGACTACGACTTTCTTAGACTCCTCGACCTCGGCTAATGTGACTTCATGACCGTTTTTAAATGGTAATTTGCGGATCCTTCTCGCACTGTTATTTTGACCCATACAATTTGGTTTTTTAGTAATAAATTTATAATCAGTCAGATTTGTTATGCATATCCATCATCTGAGTCTCTAACAATTATTCCAATAATTTCATATCCGATTTGGCCTATGGATGAATATGCAAGCATCCAATACCTTAAAGTGCTATCCTTTCTGTTATCCTTAGTTAGAAGGAGTAAATTAGCTAGTGAGAGAGTGGAGGATGCCATTTTCTTTGACCCATAAATTCAAAGGCGAGTCCAAGATCTAGTGTCACTAGGTTCAGAATGAGTGTGATCATATAATATGTATACATTTTAATTTTCTATTCTTTTTTCTGCATATGTCTATATAGTTTAAGTCAAAAGTAATAAGTTAATCTGAACCCACAAAACCTGTACTAGATCCACCCATGACTACATTGAACTTTATGAACCTTGCTTATTATGTATTGAAAAATCAATAGAAGCGATAAGCCGCCAGCTAGAAGTGATGGTTTTTTTTTTAAAGGGCGTGAATAGAAAATAGAAGAGGTACCTTCTGGGTGGCATATTTTCAGTCACCCTTTCATTGACTATAAATTTAGAGGTTTGGCCTCTTTTTTACGCACTGAAAAATCTGAAAACTTCTTCCCTATTTTCTACGTGCATTGTTTTTTCACATAAACATAAGTGTCAagctaagttgctccgacacgacagtttaggtgccgcacctGTGTCGATACGACACTAATATGGGTATGGGTATAGGATTTGTACcggatttggtcaaataattttgggtactttgaccacgacgaATGAAAAAATTCaagacgagatacaatttgattcccgaaatcaTAATCAAACTTTATCTgggaaataaattatttatttatctataatttgagaataaaaaagaaattcacACTTTACGAGCTatacgtaagtattccacaaaatttctcataatttagagatatttttatttttttgaattatttttagcagGATCCGTATCCCCAAATTTTAGAATTTATatctcgaaggatccgacctctagatccttACCCATGTCGGACACCCGCATCCCTATCCGTGCAACTTAGGTGTCAAGTGTGATTTACTTCGTTTGTCGAGTCCGTCGAAATTCTGTAATTTCGATTGCTAGTATTACAGAATAATCGTTCCGTTCTATCTTGAGAGGAATTAATCCAACAAACTTGTGCAATAATGAGGGGATTAAATTAGTTAAGGAAATACAGTTTCTGTTGGGCTTAGAACTTTTTCATTTTTATTCATCATTTGCATTACTGTCTCTTTTCTGTTTTTACTTTGCAGGAATATCTCTGGTActaacaacaacaagaaaaaataaTGATCTTCAGCTAGATTTCACTTAAACCACAAGATGACCCAAATCAAAGCTTTAAAAAACAATGAAATCTGAATTCAAGAGAAATTCTCAaatccaccccccccccccaactgaAGCAATCACACTCTATATGATCAGCTAAGGACTAAAGCTTGCAACTTTgaaaacaaatcaagaaaatgaacagagagagagagagagcgctaACCAACTTGAATTAATAAGATCTCTCCAATTCGGCGAAGAAACATTTCGAGGCCCCGAAACATGAAATGCATAAGGATGAGATTCAACAGTACCCTCCTTAAATATCTCCATTTTTGCCTCTCCTTCAGCTGCTGCTACCATTTCACTTCTCATCTCTTCATCACTCCTTTTTGCCATCTATATATGAACAACCCCACTTCTCCAATCAACAACGTAACGAGtctaatgaaaaaaaaaaaatcaacctttCCCTTTATCACCTGAACAATATGTGACCACAGAACTTAGCAAAaatgatgtgtgtgtgtgtgtttaaagATTTGTTTAGATTTGTACATGGTATCTGATTCGGTAATATTAATGAGGAATCCAATTGTTGGATTGAAATTAAAGGATTAGATAGTAATCATTATTAATGGAAAATTTTGAATTATATCTGGCTTTTGTTTAAGGCGTCTCTAACGGTCATATTTTCTCATTGTTGGATTTCCTCCGTCTCTttagggctcgtttggtacgaggAAATGtgataattaatttcgggattaaaTTTGATATGAGTTTATCTCATATTTGGTTGAGATAAAATTACGGTATCCGGATTGTAATGTTACTTTTAGAGACTGTGATAACAATCCCGGGATAACTAATCTCAGGATAACTAACCTTGGAATAACTTGttttccaaccaaacgaccccttaaggtTCACTGCACATTTTATTGGGCAAGCTACACGTTTGGCTAATTGACTAAAAATAATTACATGCGCTAGTTAAATATACGATAAATATACATTGATTATGTATAAAacatgtatattatatattaatatacaaaaaatatatatattaatatagttttttctattttattaACATGAAAGCCCCTTAAATAGGACTAAATTACACAAATGGTCACAACTATAAAAACTTTTTGCATTAAAGTTACACAACTTTgttttgtcacttaaaagtcatACTACTATCATGTTGATAACCAAATGATCACAATAGCCGAAAATAATAACTTTTTGTgaactttttattttttcaccGTTTTAcctttttttagaaaaatatccTTTGAAAAAAATAACCTTCAGTTTAATTTATTGTAGGACTTAAATTTACCTCTTCTCTTGGAAGAAAGAAAAATCTAgaggttattgttattgttttgctTTGTATGTAACTTATATATACCAATAATGGTGGAAAACAATATTCTTAATTCTAAAATCTATcctaataaagtatataaaagaAGTAGTTTTTAAAAAGTGATAATGTAGCCAAGAGCTTATTGGTGTTATGAATCTCCATTTGTTTATTTTTTTCGATGGCCATTTATTTGAAAAGGgtgaaaaaggaaaacaaaaaaaacTACAGAATGTAATTTTCTGGCTGTTGTGATCATTTGGTTAATGGTTGTGATTATTAAGTGACAAAATAAGATTGTTGACTTTGAATCAAAAATTCTATAATTGTATGCCCATTTGTGAACTTTACCTCTGAACTTTATGGAGATATGTGAGTTAATGTTTTTAAATAATCATTTCGCTTAAACTTTTTGTATAAAGTTAATACACTAAAAAGTTTATCACTTTAAAACCACTGAACCTATAATTGATTACTTAATATATATGTTCAAAGAACCCATTAAATTTGATTGAAAAATCAAGTAGGTATGCTAACTCAGCTAATTGAATTTTATAGAGTTTGAAAAGAACCCCCAACTTTTTTGTAATTCTAATAACAATGCACATATGTTATcactattgtttttttttttaatcatgaACATGTTATTATTTTACTgttattaatttttttcttcaatatttttgtCTTAATTGTTTTTACTCTTGTATTTTTCAAACGCTTATCTTGAGCTCGGGGTCTATCTGAAACAATCTTTCTACCTccaccttttatttttctttggtattttcttagtttttttactcttatatttttcaaatacttATCTTGAACTGAAGGTCTATCCGAAACAGTCTTTCTACTTcctgtatagggtgaaatatgatatgacatcaaaaggaaagacacgtggaacccaagacggggatGGTCGAAGACCGAATACagccattccgcttgtcaccagAAGGGATAccgttcataaaagtgtattaaatactctgcgcccggtagcatttaataagaaatattCTGGAGCATTAAGAGCGATGACTCGTTACagaaaatttggcatttatgttcaccgttacatcttcatcaatgaccctcataattgacattaaaggagggcaagatcctaggacctccttccctagacataactataaatagtgagcctagttatcattgtaaaggacacgaattttctggctaaacttacactacattctatataAAGCTTAATATAATCTTACTTTttcgctttttgatctcatcattgctgtgcccGGAAACCTTGTTCCTGAAACTGTCATTTCTGCTATTTTgtctacattttaaggctaagtattgtacatttcttcaattattgtattatttcaggatcaaattagttcacttgtctagaaatcacgtataaattcaactgtaccattttacgggtaaatagtttggcgcgcaccgtggggcctagacagccgtATAATtgaattgatccttgccttttttactaacgtgatttgattattttgtcttagaaaaaatatcacaaaaatggcagataacactgttaacaacacACATAACCCTGGaattcgaggggatcagcctcatttcgaggattcaatcagtgacacccgtaATAAGGGGAATGACGCTACGCCAGTGCATGACAAGCAGAACCCTCGAATGGTTCGGGAGATAACTCCCAATGATGCTGATGGGGAGCATGTCGTGGATGCGGTGagggtcttgcaagagcaacaagcgatcattctaggccatctcatgcGGCAGGATAATGTTATGAAGGAGCTGAAGCAGGCACTATTGggggcttcgaataatgcaaacacacgagatccaattcctcccgatgttcccgcaaaccaaacaacgcagagagtcgacaacaacactcccaggggtgaagttggctccgacgggtTGGGGGGAGCAGATTCGGTCTCAACAATGAGAACGACccattcaagaatgaacttttagggtttatgagggaagtaaacacCCGCATAGACCAAATCCTGGGCGCACCACtagtattgaaaggcccgaactcGAAGAAGCATACTTAATTATCGTACAAGCCGAGTACGGCACCAGAACTAATCccaaagcggttcaaaatgcctgaagtaccaaagtatgacgggacttcagacccacaggagcatattaccacatACACAACAGCGGTAAGAgaaaatgatttagctcctcacgaaatcgaatctgtgttactaaagaaatttggagaaactctcacgaggggagctctAATATGGTATTCATTATTATCCGAGAATTCCACATATTCCTTTGAtctgctcgcggattctttcatcaaggctcatgccggggccgTAAAAGTACAAGCCCGGAAGGCCGAAATATTCAGGATCACATAGGGAGAATCTtaattattacgagagttcgttaccagattccagaaagaaagaatgttacccccggctgtcccggatgaatgggcagctgaagcattcaccaaaggattgaatccgagaagttcagacgcttcccggaagctgaaggagagcctgcttgagtttcaagaaATAACTTAGGCAGATGTCTACAACTGatatgagtcaaagataaggatcgaagatgaccaggtcggttctacatcatcgaccaaaggacgggagaagagcagagaaaaatcaaaggatggctACGACGCGAACAAACAGTCTTCGAGGGGCCATTTTTTGCCTTACGAGAGGACCGAAGGCCGTGGTAAAAACTTCCGAGCAGCAAAGAAGCTCACTGTTGATAGAGAGACCGATCGTGGTTGAAACAATAGATCAATCCAGTATAAAGAGACGTCGGGGTttcgggatccttcttaccccaagttatcggaatataacttcaacttagtataatggagttggtgtcagccatgagaaacattaaagaggCACGATTCCTGAGACCTATGAGATCTGATTCTAGCCAAATGGGtcccaacttatggtgtgaatatGTAATACCCCAATATTTTAAATGGGTACATATGGGATATTTAGTAAATAATTTAagttttagaaaaataaaaaataaccaactaaataaacaaaacaaaacaaaaaaaggaaaaatgatAACGAATTGAAACAAAAGGGCCGAAGCCCATTACAAACATATCTGCCAAAAGTTTAAAAGGGTTAGGGGAATGGGAATGAAGCAAAAGCTTCAGgagaaaccaaaaaaataaacAGCAGGGAAAGcaagaaggaaaagagaaaagaagttgaTGCAGTGCGCTGGAACCATAGCTATAACTGTTGAGGAATCTTAATCACTAATTGAGTCTTATGGATAATACTTAAGCTTCTTCTTCTAGTAGATTTTAATTTTGATTCTCATGAATGAAAGATTCtacagagtaatagaaattacaCTAGTTCATTCACGTAATTGAGAATTTTCTTCCTAAAGAATCAATAGAACTTTATGAAATTGGATTAATAAATTATATGAATAGGTTGGAGTTGATAGGTTAGTAATTACTCATATGTGGATAAATATAA
The DNA window shown above is from Nicotiana tomentosiformis chromosome 8, ASM39032v3, whole genome shotgun sequence and carries:
- the LOC104111832 gene encoding GDSL esterase/lipase At4g10955-like isoform X2 yields the protein MACFVQAVYLLEIDRQENRTAENALAPKWLIPFKYKLIETLNDERDGSIFGAILEWDRSAALADFVLIRPSGAPRAVLALRGTLLKSQTMRRDIEDDLRFLTWESLKGSVRFNAALKALKSIANKYGSNNVCVVGHSLGAGFALQVGKALAKEGIHIEAHLFNPPSVSLAMSLRNIGEKAGFAWKRFKSSMLPTNTDTETSCNENMPSFQIGLKQWVPHLYINNSDYICCSYTDQDNGLQDRRADKENAKPTNGHFAGAKLFLSSNKGKQKFLEAHGLEQWWSDNLELQMAISNSKLITQQLKSLYTLPASQLTQAKRQ
- the LOC104111832 gene encoding GDSL esterase/lipase At4g10955-like isoform X1; this encodes MAKRSDEEMRSEMVAAAEGEAKMEIFKEGTVESHPYAFHVSGPRNVSSPNWRDLINSSWKDSNYKRTVMACFVQAVYLLEIDRQENRTAENALAPKWLIPFKYKLIETLNDERDGSIFGAILEWDRSAALADFVLIRPSGAPRAVLALRGTLLKSQTMRRDIEDDLRFLTWESLKGSVRFNAALKALKSIANKYGSNNVCVVGHSLGAGFALQVGKALAKEGIHIEAHLFNPPSVSLAMSLRNIGEKAGFAWKRFKSSMLPTNTDTETSCNENMPSFQIGLKQWVPHLYINNSDYICCSYTDQDNGLQDRRADKENAKPTNGHFAGAKLFLSSNKGKQKFLEAHGLEQWWSDNLELQMAISNSKLITQQLKSLYTLPASQLTQAKRQ